A stretch of the Ipomoea triloba cultivar NCNSP0323 chromosome 16, ASM357664v1 genome encodes the following:
- the LOC116007935 gene encoding DNA-directed RNA polymerase III subunit 1-like, which translates to MSRRLMKALEDLSILYDRTVRNASSCIVQFEYGDDGMDPAQMEEKEGHPLNFNRLFMKVKATCPPGEEKSLSSSEIQQMVHKRLSEHDTTPDGGCSAAFCNSLKEFIENNCVASLEKTRKDLKLDGEHNAGEDLDALESITLNISGVTRKQLQSASM; encoded by the exons ATGTCTCGGCGGCTTATGAAGGCTCTGGAGGATCTTTCAATTTTGTACGACAGAACCGTGCGAAATGCAAGTTCATGCATAGTGCAATTTGAGTATGGTGATGATGGTATGGACCCTGCACAGATGGAAGAGAAAGAAGGGCATCCTCTGAACTTTAATAGATTATTTATGAAAGTTAAG GCAACATGTCCTCCCGGAGAGGAAAAGAGTCTGTCATCATCAGAAATCCAACAGATGGTGCATAAAAGGCTTTCAGAACATGATACGACTCCAGATGGGGGGTGCTCAGCGGCCTTCTGCAATTCATTAAAAGAATTCATTGAAAACAACTGTGTAGCAAGCTTAGAGAAAACACGGAAAGATCTCAAACTTGATGGGGAACATAATGCAGGGGAGGATCTTGATGCTCTTGAAAGTATCACTTTAAATATATCAGGTGTAACAAGAAAGCAACTACAG TCTGCCAGTATGTAG